The Natronoarchaeum philippinense genome includes the window ATCGACGATCACGCTGTCGCGGTCCTCGTCGACATCGTCGTACAGCCCGTGTTCCTGCACCGCCTCGTTGAGGTGAACGACATCGAGATCGGCGTCGACCCGCTCGGTCGCCGTTGTCTTGCCCGTCCCCGGCGTCCCGGTGACTGCCACCCTCATCGTGCCGCGAGCACCTCGTTGAGCGCGTCGACCGCCCGGCGCGTCTCCGGCTTCGTGCCGCAAGTCACGCGGATGCAGTCGTCGAGCCCGAAGCTCGTGCAGTCCCGGACGATGACTCCTTTATGTTTGAGCGCCTCGGCGACCCCGCTCGCGTCGCCGACCTCGATCAGCACGAAGTTGCCCTGACTGTCGTAGGTCGGCGCCTCGACGGCGTCGTCGATGTAGGATCGCGCCCACTCGACGGTCTCGACGGTCTTTTCGACGTGTGCGTCGTCGTCCAGCGCGGCCAGTCCGGCTCGGCACGCGATCTCGCTCGCCGCGAACGGCGTGTTGATGCGGGCGTAGGCGTCGGCCCATTCGGAAGGCGTGACGGCGTAGCCGAGCCGCAGCCCCGCGAGCCCGTAGGCCTTCGAGAACGTCCGAAGCACCGCAACGTCGTCGCGCTGCTCGACCAGTTCGATCGCGCTGTCGACGTCGGCGAACTCGCCGTAGGCCTCGTCGACGACCACCAGCGTCTCCTCGTCGGTCTCGGCGGCGATCCGCTCTATCTCCGCGGGCGCGACGACCGTCCCGGTCGGGTTGTGCGGGCTGGTGAGATAGACGATCCGCTCGCCGTCGTACGCCGATAGCACCGTGTCGGCGGTCTGGGCGAACTCGTCGTCTTTCGAGAGCTGGTACTCGTTGACCGTGCCGTGGTGGTACCGGGCGCTCATCTCGTAGTACGCGAAGCCGGGCGCCGGCACGAGCACCTCGTCGCCGGGTTCGAGCATCGCCCGGGCGAGATAATCGAGCGCGCCGTCGCCGCCGTTGGCGAGCCACACCTGTTCGGGATCGACCGCCCACCGCTCGGCGAGCCGTTCGGCGAGGTCGGCGTGGGACGCCTTCGGGTAGCTGTGGACCGACGCCGCCCGGTCGCGGATCGCCTCGACGGCCTTCGGCGACGGGCCGAAGGCGTTCTCGTTCGAGGCGAGTTTGATCAGCTCGTCGGGCTCCCTACCGAGCTCGCGGGCGACCTCCTCGATACCCCGGCCCGCGACGTACTCGACGTGGGCCGACAGGTCGCGTGGTTGCATGTCCGTGCCAACTCGCCCGCGACTCTTAAGCGTGCTCAAGCGCGGCCGTCGAGCCCGGACGACGCGGCGGGGCAGGGGATGACAACACGCCGCGCGTCACAATACTTAAGAGATCCAGCAGCCAATAAAAGCGAGATGCGACTCGGTCGTGGCGGCGTCCCGGAGAGCACCGCGTTCTCCCAGCAGCTGTCCGAACTCAAGCGCGAGGGGTGTAACCTGCTCGTGGTCGGTCAACACTCCGGCGGGGGCCACAGCGGCGCGTGCCGGCACTTGCTGGGCGATGACTGTGCCGGGCGCCGTCGACTCTTCACGTTCACACAGGGCAAGCGCGTCTGTGGGTGTTCGCGCGACGACATCGACGGCGACGGCCGCGAAATCGTCAGATTCGACCCCGATGCCGGCGGCGCCGCGGGCGACGAACTAGGCGCGCTCGGCACCGACATCGTCGATGCCGCCGACGCGCTCGAAGCCGACGCCGACGGGTTCGAGCCCGCTGAGCTTCGTGTCTGTGTCGACTCCCTCGGGCCGCTGTTCGTCGAGCACGACCCCGAGCGACTGTTCAAACTGCTCCACGTCGTCACGGCCCGGGTTCGACAAGCAGACGGAATGGGCCACTACCATCTCCGCGTCGACCGGGACAGCGACCACGTCCACCTGCTCGAACCGCTGTTCGACGCCGTCGTCGAGGTGCGCGACGGAGACGACGGCGCCGAGCAGCGCTGGCATCTCCGGAGCGGCGACGTTTCGACCGACTGGCTCACGCTCTGAGTCCGGCCAGCGTCGGGACAATGATGCTATCGCTCGGCTAGCTCCTGCTCGCTCAGCCACTCGAACTCCCCCGGCGAGTCGGCCGTCTCGTCGGCATCGTCGTGCGCGGCGTCGGTCGCCCCGACCGCCTCGGAATCAGTATCTTCCTCGCCCGTCTCGGCGTCCCCGAGCAACGCTTCGAGCGTCGGTTCCGCGTCGGCATTCGACGCCTCGCGGTCCCGATGTCGCCCTGCGCCGGCCGGAGTCGGACCGGCGTCGGCGGCGCCGACGACAACCGCCGCACCGCCGCCGGACGGCTCGGCGATGCCGTCGTCGCCGGTGATCGCGGCCCGTTCGATTTCGTCGAACAGCCCATCTAGCGCTTCGGGATCCTCGTCGGCGTCGTCGGTCGACTCGACATCCGCGCCCGTCCCGAGTTCGAGTACCGGCGGATCGTTTGTACGGGCTTCCCAGCCGCGATCGCCAGACGCCGTCGGTTCGAGCGATACGTCCGAGAGATCGCCGAACACCTGCTGGAGTTCCTGATCGCTCGCCTCGACGCCCGATGGCGTCGTCGCTGTCCGTTCGGCGGGCCGGTCGTCGAGGAGGTCGTCCGGCGTGCCGTCGAGGACGGCACCGGGGTCGGCTGCCGGCCCATCGTCGATCGGCGCCTCGGAGCCCGGTGTGACACGCAGGGCGTCGGCGTCTGGGGCTTGTTTCCGCTCGGTCGAGAACGCGCCCTGCTGGTCGGTCTCCCCTCGAAGACCGTTCAGGACAGAGGCCACCTCGACGGCCTCACCGCTGGCGAAGGCCGCGGGTTGGTCGTCACGAACCAGCGAAACGCCGGCGAACTCGATGCCGTCGCCGTGGCGGCGTTCGAGTTCGGCCAGCCGGTCGGCCTCGATCAGCACTGCCCGCCAGCGACGGTCGATGCCGGCGAGCAGCACGAACGTCAGGTCGGTCTCCGAGAGCAGTTTGGTCTCGACGGCGTCCAGCAGCGCCGGCAGGTTGTCGTCGCCGAGCGGAGTGTCGGGATACTCGAAGCGCAGGTCGTGCGTGGCGCCGCCGGCGTCTTCGAGTTCGATCTCGATGCTGGCGCCGCCGGTGCTGTGAGTGGTGTCTCGGAAGGTCACCGAACAGCCGTAGGGTTCGAACACCTCGTTGAGGTGGACCTCCGGCGCGTAGTTCCAGTAGCTCGCTGTCGCGCTGATGCCACGGCGGGACTGCGTGAGCGTCTCGACGAGGCGCGAAAAGAGCGCTCGGGGGGAGTCGGCGTCAACGCGGCGTGCCACGAACTCCTCGAGCGGCGTGTCCTCGGGCGCCTCGTCGTCGACGTGTAGGTCCCGTATCGCCTCCGAGGAGAGCCCGAACTCCCGGAGTAACGTGACGTACTCGGTCAGCAAGTCCGGCGGCGAATCCCCTGTCATGTGTCCCCAGTAACCGCTTTGATAGTCCTTTCGGCCGAAGATATTTCTGTTTTTTCATGCCAGTTTGGGGAGCGTCGGTTCGCCCCCCAGATCGCGGGTCCGATCAGGCGCCGAGATCGAAGTGCTCGGCCGCGGTCTGCATGTCCTTGTCGCCGCGCCCGCTCAGGTTCACGAGGATCACGTCGTGCTCGTCGGCGAGTTGCTCGGCGAGCGCGATGCCGTGGCTGGTCTCCAGCGCCGGGATAATTCCCTCGGTGCGACTGAGCTTGCGGAACGCGTCGAGAGCCTCGTCGTCGGTGACGCCGCGGTACTCGGCGCGCCCGCTCGCGCGGAACATCGCGTGCTCCGGGCCGACGCCGGGGTAGTCGAGTCCGGCCGACACCGAGTGGACCTCGACGTCGTCGTCGATGACGCGCGTCTTCATGCCGTGGATCACGTCGTCGTTGCCGGCGTCGAGCGGCGCGGCGTGACGCTTCGAGTCAGCGCCCTCGCCGCCGCCCTCGGCGCCGTAGAGCGCGACCTCCTCGTCGTCCCGGAACGCGTCGAACAGCCCCATCGCGTTCGACCCGCCGCCGACGCAGGCCACTGCGGCGTCGGGCAACTGGCCCGCCTGTTCGAGGATCTGGTCGCGGGCCTCGCGGCCGAGCACCGACTGGAAGTCCCGAACGATCCGCGGGAAGGGGTCGGGCCCGACGACCGATCCGACGAGGTAGTGAGTGTCGTCGATGTTCTCGATCATGTCCTCCAACGCGGCGTCGACGGCGTCGGCCAGTCCCGCGCCGCCGCGGGTGACCTCGTTGACCTCGGCGCCCATCAGGCGCATCCTGAAGACGTTCATCCGCTGGCGCTCGACGTCTTTCTCGCCCATGTAGATCTCCGTGTCAAGATCGAACATCGCGCCGACCATCGCCGTCGCGGTGCCGTGCTGACCAGCACCAGTCTCGGCGATCAGGCGCTCCTTGCCCGCCTTCTTGGCCAGCAGCGCTTGGCCGATGGCGTTGTTCATCTTGTGGGCGCCGCCGTGGAGCAGATCCTCGCGCTTGAAGTAGACCTCGGCGCCGACGGCCTCCGAGAAGCGCTCTGCGTGGTACAGCGGCGTCGGCCGGCCGGCGTACTGTTCGAGGATCTCGCGGAACTCGGCTTCGAACTCCGGCGTCTGTGCGATCTCGTCGTAGCCCGCCGCGAGCTGGTCAAGTGCGTCTTCCATCGGTTCGGGGACGTGGCGTCCCCCGTACTGCTCGAACTGCCCGTCGTCGTGTCGAGATTGCTGAGACATCGTTGCTCGAAGATTCTCGGTGGCGTACTTAGTTGTGACGAGACGGCCGCTATGTGTTCACACATGTCGATATCTGGGCGTCGGTGGGGATGCGGCCGACGGACCGAAAAGCCAGTCGAACACTGAGAATCTGCAACAGCGGCGGACGCCGATCAGCAAAAAGGTAGAGAAGCGGCGGGAACGGCGTCCTCACGCCGAACCGAGCAGCCGATCCACGTCGATCCGCGGTACCGCAAACTGGACCACGACCAGCGCCACCAGTCCGATGCAGAGGTAGCCGACGACGGCGGTCCACGTCGTCGCCGTGGGACTGTCGATCGCCAGCTTTGCGATCGTGTTGAGCGGGTGCTCGGGCAGGAGCGTCGTCACGCCAGCGATCGTGAGGATGCCGAAGGAGTAGAGGAACTGCGCCTGCCGGCGGTCCGCCGTCACCAGCGCCAGCCCGATCCCCATCGACACCACCGCGAGCGCGAGCGCGCCCGAGACTGCGATGAGCGCCGGCGCGTTCGCCACCGATGTCCCGTTGAACTCCAGCAACACCAGCCACAGCGCCGCCTGAACGGGCGCCAGCCCGGCCGCGGCGAGCAACTTCCCGTCGACGATCTCCCGGAGCTCGATCGGGGCGACCGCGAGCAGTTCCAGCGTGCCCCGCTCTAGCTCCTCGGTGACGGCGTCGACCGCGAGGCTGCCGCTGATGAACACCGGCAGGAGGATCAACAGCGGGACGAGCACGGTGTAGGTGAACCCGTAGTAGGAGTTGCCGGCCGGCGCCTCGGGCACGCCGAGGGGCTGCTCGTCGAGGAACTGGCTGCGCTGGTCGCGCTCGTAGCGCTCGTACTCCAGTAGCGTCTCTTGGAGCGAGACGACGACGAGCGTCGACTCGACGCCGGCGTCGGGCGCGATCACCTCGACGCCAATCGTCCCGTCCGACCGCTGGTTGGTTATCAACGCGGCGTCGATCGCCCGGTTACGGTAGCCTTCGCGCACGTCTGCGGCCGAGTCGTACACGATCGGCTGGACGCCGTCTTGCTGATTTGCGATGGCGACCAGATCGTTGCGCTGCTCCCCGGCGACGCCGACGGACACCGTCTGTCCCTCCGCACCCGAGGGATCGTACAGCGAGACGAGCCCGACGACGAGGAACGACGAGAACGCGGCGACGAACAGCTGGATCACCAGCGCGAGCACGATCGTCTTCTCGCTTTTGAGCGTCGCCAGTTCGCGCTTGGCGATCGTCAGGCGCGACCCCAGCGGCGAGCCCTCACGCGACATAGCTGGTCACCCCCAGATTGTACAGCGTGTGCAGGACGATCGCACACACGAGCGTCGCCACGTAATGCCAGCGCCCGCGCCGGGCACCGACAGCCGAGACGATCGCCGTCACGGCGTGAAGCGCCAGCGGGAGGAAAAACAACACCACGGCGATCGCCGGATCGTATTGGGCGGCCTGCGGGAACGCGATACGACCCAGATCGAGCGACGTGATGCCGACGACGCTGACGACGTGGGTCGCCTTCTCGCCGACGAAGAAGCCGGCGCCGCTGGCGGCGCCGACGACGGCAGCCGACCGGAGCGTCGACGGCCAGCGGTTGTGGGCGAACCCGGCGTAGACGTGGAGGCTCTTGGCGATCTCCT containing:
- a CDS encoding ABC transporter permease, translated to MSREGSPLGSRLTIAKRELATLKSEKTIVLALVIQLFVAAFSSFLVVGLVSLYDPSGAEGQTVSVGVAGEQRNDLVAIANQQDGVQPIVYDSAADVREGYRNRAIDAALITNQRSDGTIGVEVIAPDAGVESTLVVVSLQETLLEYERYERDQRSQFLDEQPLGVPEAPAGNSYYGFTYTVLVPLLILLPVFISGSLAVDAVTEELERGTLELLAVAPIELREIVDGKLLAAAGLAPVQAALWLVLLEFNGTSVANAPALIAVSGALALAVVSMGIGLALVTADRRQAQFLYSFGILTIAGVTTLLPEHPLNTIAKLAIDSPTATTWTAVVGYLCIGLVALVVVQFAVPRIDVDRLLGSA
- the hisC gene encoding histidinol-phosphate transaminase; the protein is MQPRDLSAHVEYVAGRGIEEVARELGREPDELIKLASNENAFGPSPKAVEAIRDRAASVHSYPKASHADLAERLAERWAVDPEQVWLANGGDGALDYLARAMLEPGDEVLVPAPGFAYYEMSARYHHGTVNEYQLSKDDEFAQTADTVLSAYDGERIVYLTSPHNPTGTVVAPAEIERIAAETDEETLVVVDEAYGEFADVDSAIELVEQRDDVAVLRTFSKAYGLAGLRLGYAVTPSEWADAYARINTPFAASEIACRAGLAALDDDAHVEKTVETVEWARSYIDDAVEAPTYDSQGNFVLIEVGDASGVAEALKHKGVIVRDCTSFGLDDCIRVTCGTKPETRRAVDALNEVLAAR
- a CDS encoding DUF7504 family protein, which produces MRLGRGGVPESTAFSQQLSELKREGCNLLVVGQHSGGGHSGACRHLLGDDCAGRRRLFTFTQGKRVCGCSRDDIDGDGREIVRFDPDAGGAAGDELGALGTDIVDAADALEADADGFEPAELRVCVDSLGPLFVEHDPERLFKLLHVVTARVRQADGMGHYHLRVDRDSDHVHLLEPLFDAVVEVRDGDDGAEQRWHLRSGDVSTDWLTL
- the trpB gene encoding tryptophan synthase subunit beta, which codes for MSQQSRHDDGQFEQYGGRHVPEPMEDALDQLAAGYDEIAQTPEFEAEFREILEQYAGRPTPLYHAERFSEAVGAEVYFKREDLLHGGAHKMNNAIGQALLAKKAGKERLIAETGAGQHGTATAMVGAMFDLDTEIYMGEKDVERQRMNVFRMRLMGAEVNEVTRGGAGLADAVDAALEDMIENIDDTHYLVGSVVGPDPFPRIVRDFQSVLGREARDQILEQAGQLPDAAVACVGGGSNAMGLFDAFRDDEEVALYGAEGGGEGADSKRHAAPLDAGNDDVIHGMKTRVIDDDVEVHSVSAGLDYPGVGPEHAMFRASGRAEYRGVTDDEALDAFRKLSRTEGIIPALETSHGIALAEQLADEHDVILVNLSGRGDKDMQTAAEHFDLGA